From one Trifolium pratense cultivar HEN17-A07 linkage group LG1, ARS_RC_1.1, whole genome shotgun sequence genomic stretch:
- the LOC123902646 gene encoding protein ALTERED PHOSPHATE STARVATION RESPONSE 1-like, which translates to MFLQQTPSETKHESIAACDSCIVSTTSSESSEDEGEGEEGCRVEQNEQQASEYFYMHMPMNMNMNMNMPMHMSMPPPAMPSPQRDFGWDFFYPFDSVRQEVMSGYHRNSDDDLRAVREEEGIPELEDEMERGEIEHKVAVSVEEKSNNEGGGQVVNNGVEAAAKEVDVANENVGEQKGLAVLDTPAEGRELLEALKDIEDHFIRAYESGKNVTKMLEANRIPLHSSLEEIKESSTKLINAITWKSMSSRQSSCKSLVVQNMKDSSNWVEYKNDLFDDYGGMDSGSHLLTLGRLYAWEKKLFEEVKAGDSTRKNYDKKCAQLRNKNVKGDDESSMDKTRADMKDLYAGILVAIRRAESISKRIQKMRDEELQPQIVELLKGLTQSWKIMLESHETQKKILSEVKYFTCPADGKFCNQSRGLATLQLG; encoded by the exons ATGTTCCTTCAGCAAACACCATCtgagacaaaacatgaatcTATTGCTGCTTGTGATTCATGCATTGTTTCAACAACATCCTCAGAGTCTTCTGAGGATGAGGGAGAGGGTGAAGAAGGTTGTAGAGTAGAGCAGAATGAACAACAGGCAAGTGAGTATTTCTACATGCATATGcctatgaatatgaatatgaatatgaacATGCCTATGCATATGTCTATGCCACCACCTGCAATGCCATCTCCACAGAGAGATTTTGGTTGGGATTTCTTTTACCCTTTTGATAGTGTGAGGCAAGAGGTTATGAGTGGCTACCATAGGAACTCAGATGATGATTTGAGGGCAGTGAGGGAGGAAGAAGGGATTCCTGAGTTAGAGGATGAAATGGAAAGGGGAGAGATTGAGCATAAGGTTGCTGTGAGTGTTGAGGAGAAGAGTAATAATGAAGGTGGAGGACAAGTTGTGAATAATGGTGTTGAAGCCGCGGCGAAGGAGGTGGATGTGGCTAATGAAAATGTTGGAGAGCAAAAGGGGCTTGCTGTTCTTGATACACCTGCAGAAGGGAGAGAGTTGCTTGAAGCTTTGAAAGATATTGAGGATCATTTCATTAGGGCTTATGAGTCTGGTAAGAATGTGACAAAGATGCTTGAGGCTAATAGAATTCCTCTTCATTCTAGTTTGGAGGAAATCAAAG AAAGCTCGACCAAACTCATCAATGCAATAACATGGAAGTCCATGTCATCCAGGCAATCATCATGCAAGAGTTTGGTGGTTCAAAATATGAAAGATTCTTCAAACTGGGTGGAATATAAGAATGACCTGTTTGATGATTATGGAGGGATGGATTCAGGAAGTCATTTATTAACATTAGGAAGGTTATATGCATGGGAAAAGAAACTGTTTGAGGAGGTTAAG GCTGGAGATAGCACACGGAAAAATTATGATAAGAAATGTGCGCAATTGAGAAATAAGAAtgttaaaggagatgatgaatcAAGCATGGATAAGACTAGAGCTGATATGAAGGATCTATATGCTGGGATCTTGGTTGCAATTCGGCGTGCGGAATCAATCTCAAAGAGAATTCAGAAAATGAGAGATGAAGAATTACAACCTCAAATTGTTGAACTACTGAAAGG CCTTACACAATCATGGAAAATCATGTTGGAGTCACATGAAACACAAAAGAAGATTCTTTCTGAAGTCAAATACTTCACATGTCCTGCAGACGGTAAATTTTGCAATCAATCTCGTGGATTGGCAACTCTTCAGCTTGGTTAA
- the LOC123911131 gene encoding uncharacterized protein LOC123911131, producing the protein MVDRSALLHEVRVRCPSISLWVEFLYGQEARLYIGDGHIMSATGVQQGDPLGPLLFALVLHPLIHMIRDNCKLLLHAWYLDDGTVVGDSREVAKALDIIRERGPGLGLDLNIRKTEIFWPSCDGNKLREGLFPSDIGRPTLGVKLLGGAVSRDKCFIEGVAMKRAVRAVELMHLLPRLRDPQSELLLLRSCMGIAKLFFGLRTCQPVYMEDAAFLFDKELRGAVEDIVVGGGPFFGDLQWRIASLPIKVGGLGLYSAVEAASYAFVASRAQSWVLQDHILRDSGVCGMDADFDNALDGLRDMVPTLDFSSFTSKDTVPPKAQHVLASALFSKIVKDMEVNFQLTTRQKAVFGCLQASHAQDFLLAIPIEGLGQHMSPVEYRTILKYRLMIPLFPVDEVCPVCRKACLDRFGEHAVHCRELPGFKYRHDFVRDVLFDVFKRAGVSVKKEAPVNFLTGPLEGRSTLRPADILVYGWEGGKHACVDLTGVSPLVGLTTEDFTVGQAALKAASSKVAKHERACSNNQHAFIPFAFDTFGFLAPDAVNILKRVQRVMHSNVVSPRSLDVVFKRIGFAIQKGLAAQLVARLPSIQV; encoded by the coding sequence ATGGTAGACAGGTCGGCGCTTCTACACGAGGTAAGAGTGAGATGTCCATCTATTTCTTTGTGGGTTGAATTTCTTTATGGTCAGGAAGCAAGGTTATACATTGGGGATGGACATATTATGTCAGCTACTGGGGTACAACAAGGTGACCCGTTGGGACCGCTCCTTTTCGCTCTTGTGTTGCATCCTCTTATTCATATGATTAGAGACAATTGCAAGCTTCTTCTTCATGCTTGGTATCTTGATGATGGGACTGTTGTAGGTGATTCAAGGGAAGTGGCTAAAGCACTTGATATCATCCGGGAGAGAGGCCCAGGCTTGGGTCTTGATTTAAATATTCGTAAGACTGAGATCTTTTGGCCTTCATGTGATGGAAATAAACTTCGTGAGGGGTTGTTCCCTTCAGACATTGGGAGGCCGACGTTAGGGGTGAAATTGCTCGGAGGGGCTGTTAGTCGAGATAAATGTTTTATCGAGGGTGTGGCCATGAAGAGAGCTGTCAGGGCTGTTGAGTTGATGCATCTTCTTCCTCGGTTAAGGGACCCACAAAGTGAGCTTCTTCTACTTCGATCATGCATGGGTATTGCCAAACTTTTTTTTGGACTAAGGACGTGTCAACCAGTTTACATGGAAGATGCAGcttttttgtttgataaagagtTGCGTGGGGCGGTTGAAGACATTGTGGTTGGCGGAGGTCCTTTCTTTGGGGATCTTCAATGGAGAATAGCTTCCTTACCTATTAAGGTCGGGGGGTTAGGGTTATACTCAGCAGTAGAGGCAGCCTCATATGCTTTTGTTGCTTCCAGAGCTCAGTCTTGGGTGTTGCAAGATCATATATTGAGGGATAGTGGAGTGTGTGGTATGGACGCTGATTTTGACAATGCTTTGGATGGTCTCCGTGATATGGTTCCAACTTTAGACTTTAGCAGTTTCACTAGCAAGGACACCGTCCCCCCTAAAGCCCAACATGTTTTGGCGAGTGCCCTGTTTAGTAAAATTGTTAAGGACATGGAAGTTAACTTTCAATTGACGACCAGACAGAAAGCAGTTTTTGGATGTTTGCAGGCGTCCCATGCTCAGGATTTTCTTCTAGCTATCCCAATCGAGGGATTAGGTCAACATATGTCCCCGGTAGAATATCGCACAATCCTCAAATATCGCTTGATGATTCCTCTATTTCCTGTTGATGAGGTATGTCCTGTTTGTCGTAAGGCATGTCTGGATAGATTTGGGGAGCATGCAGTTCATTGTCGAGAGCTTCCAGGCTTCAAATACAGACATGACTTTGTTCGGGATGTcctttttgatgtttttaagCGTGCAGGCGTATCTGTGAAGAAAGAGGCACCTGTGAACTTCTTGACTGGCCCACTGGAAGGGAGATCTACATTGAGGCCAGCCGATATTTTGGTGTACGGATGGGAAGGAGGAAAACATGCATGTGTGGACTTGACTGGAGTATCCCCACTTGTGGGATTGACGACTGAGGATTTTACTGTAGGACAGGCAGCCCTCAAAGCTGCTTCAAGCAAAGTGGCCAAACATGAGAGAGCGTGTTCTAACAATCAACATGCGTTTATACCATTTGCGTTTGACACGTTTGGCTTTCTAGCTCCAGATGCtgtgaatattttgaaaagagttcaaagagtCATGCATAGCAATGTGGTGTCTCCGAGGTCTCTAGATGTAGTATTTAAAAGGATTggttttgccattcaaaaaggattagcggcgcagcttgttgcTCGTTTGCCTTCCATTCAAGTGTAA
- the LOC123884958 gene encoding pentatricopeptide repeat-containing protein At2g35130-like isoform X1, giving the protein MHSKEVRSPSSNGIGINTADHEQLNAGAFASSSAPTNDKLPSLACKEIETLQKENEELVKNDSQSVPSLTGMQKENGELAKNDLPSIGAFASSSAPTNDSVPSLTGMQKEKGELEKNERLNSGLCTLNRVFIEPRCCINESERKSNDSSGVALKKFKKDSVYIDKNGKLRNFNHKKLSRKTCGSMRGRGWKFGSGFVDGIFPVLSPTAQLMLEYLQKEVDSERIWGSLDKLPPSLDAWDDVLTVSVQLRMRKKWDSIISICKWILLRSSFKPDVICYNLLIDAFGQKFLYKEAESTYLQLHQARCIPNEDTYALLIKAYCMSGKLHNAEAVFAEMRNYGLPSSAVVYNAYINGLMKGGNFDKAEEIFQRMKKDGCKLSIESYTMLINLYGKAGKSYMALKVFDEMLSQKCTPNICTYTALVNAFAREGLCEKAEEIFEQMQEAGIEPDVYAYNALMEAYSRAGFPYGAAEIFSLMQHMGCEPDRASYNILVDAYGRAGYQDDAEAVFEDMKRVGITPTMKSHMVLLSAYSKMGNVSKCEDILNQMGKSGLKLDTFVLNSMLNLYGKLGQFKKMEEVLTVLEKGSYIVDISTFNILIHRYGQAGFIEKMEELFRLLRTKGLKPDVVTWTSRIGAYSKKKLYLKCLGIFEEMIDASCYPDGGTAKVLLAACSNEDQIEQVTSVIRNMHKDMKTVLAVA; this is encoded by the exons ATGCATAGCAAAGAAGTTCGTTCTCCGTCATCTAACGGCATCGGTATCAACACCGCCGACCACGAGCAGTTGAACGCCGGCGCGTTTGCTTCTTCCTCTGCACCGACTAATGACAAACTTCCATCGCTCGCCTGCAAAGAGATTGAAACTCTGCAGAAGGAGAACGAAGAACTTGTGAAGAACGATTCGCAGAG TGTTCCATCGCTCACCGGAATGCAGAAGGAGAACGGAGAGCTTGCGAAGAACGATTTGCCGAG CATCGGTGCGTTTGCTTCTTCCTCTGCACCGACTAATGACAGTGTTCCATCGCTCACCGGAATGCAGAAGGAGAAAGGAGAGCTTGAGAAGAACGAGAG GTTAAATTCTGGTTTATGTACATTGAACCGCGTATTTATAGAACCAAGATGTTGCATAAATGAATCCGAACGGAAATCAAATGATTCAAGTGGCGTGGCATTGAAGAAGTTCAAGAAAGACAGTGTTTACATTgacaaaaatggcaaattaaGGAACTTCAATCACAAGAAACTGTCCAGAAAAACAT GTGGTTCTATGAGAGGAAGAGGATGGAAATTTGGTTCTGGATTTGTTGATGGGATATTCCCAGTGTTGAGTCCAACTGCACAACTAATGTTGGAGTATCTTCAAAAGGAAGTGGATTCCGAGAGAATTTGGGGTTCATTGGATAAGCTTCCACCCTCTCTTGATGCATGGGATGATGTTTTAACTGTGTCCGTTCAACTCCGGATGAGAAAAAAATGGGATTCAATCATTTCG ATATGTAAATGGATACTGCTAAGAAGTTCCTTCAAGCCAGATGTGATATGCTATAATTTACTCATAGATGCTTTTGGGCAAAAGTTTCTATACAAGGAAGCAGAAtcaacttatttgcagcttcATCAGGCTAGGTGCATTCCTAATGAAGATACCTATGCCCTTCTCATAAAGGCCTATTGTATGTCTGGGAAGCTACATAATGCTGAAGCTGTATTTGCCGAAATGCGAAATTATGGCCTTCCTTCAA GTGCTGTTGTGTACAATGCTTACATAAATGGATTGATGAAAGGAGGAAACTTCGACAAAGCAGAAGAGATTTTTCAAAGGATGAAAAAGGACGGTTGCAAGCTATCTATTGAAAGTTATACAATGTTGATAAATTTATATGGGAAG GCTGGTAAATCCTATATGGCCTTAAAAGTTTTCGATGAAATGTTAAGCCAAAAGTGCACACCTAATATTTGCACATACACTGCTCTAGTGAATGCATTTGCCAGAGAGGGATTATGTGAGAAAGCTGAAGAAATATTTGAGCAGATGCAAGAAGCTGGAATTGAACCGGATGTTTATGCTTATAATGCCCTCATGGAAGCTTACAG TCGTGCAGGTTTTCCTTACGGGGCAGCAGAAATATTTTCACTAATGCAGCATATGGGATGTGAACCAGATAGAGCCTCATATAATATCTTAGTAGATGCATATGGGAGAGCAGGTTATCAAGATG atgCTGAAGCTGTTTTTGAAGATATGAAAAGAGTTGGAATAACACCAACAATGAAATCTCACATGGTACTTTTATCTGCTTATTCCAAAATGGGAAATGTGAGTAAATGTGAAGACATTCTTAACCAAATGGGTAAATCAGGCCTAAAACTAGACACTTTTGTTCTCAACAGCATGCTCAACTTGTATGGAAAGTTAGGCCAATTCAAAAAAATGGAAGAAGTTTTAACAGTGTTGGAAAAAGGAtcatatatagttgatattagTACATTTAATATCTTGATACATAGGTATGGACAAGCAGgatttattgagaaaatggaaGAACTCTTTCGGTTACTTCGTACCAAAGGTTTAAAACCTGATGTGGTTACTTGGACTAGTAGAATTGGAGCTTATTCTAAAAAAAAGCTTTATCTTAAGTGCTTAGGAATATTTGAAGAAATGATTGATGCTAGTTGTTATCCAGATGGAGGAACAGCAAAAGTACTTCTTGCAGCATGCTCCAATGAAGATCAGATTGAGCAAGTTACTAGTGTGATTAGAAATATGCATAAGGATATGAAGACTGTTTTAGCAGTAGCATAA
- the LOC123884958 gene encoding pentatricopeptide repeat-containing protein At2g35130-like isoform X3, producing MTVFHRSPECRRRKESLRRTRALLSSTPSLRYYIHLADGTTIKTKYFGKGFRAGAIPCNQKSVYWFFKWSDSYQPRLNSGLCTLNRVFIEPRCCINESERKSNDSSGVALKKFKKDSVYIDKNGKLRNFNHKKLSRKTCGSMRGRGWKFGSGFVDGIFPVLSPTAQLMLEYLQKEVDSERIWGSLDKLPPSLDAWDDVLTVSVQLRMRKKWDSIISICKWILLRSSFKPDVICYNLLIDAFGQKFLYKEAESTYLQLHQARCIPNEDTYALLIKAYCMSGKLHNAEAVFAEMRNYGLPSSAVVYNAYINGLMKGGNFDKAEEIFQRMKKDGCKLSIESYTMLINLYGKAGKSYMALKVFDEMLSQKCTPNICTYTALVNAFAREGLCEKAEEIFEQMQEAGIEPDVYAYNALMEAYSRAGFPYGAAEIFSLMQHMGCEPDRASYNILVDAYGRAGYQDDAEAVFEDMKRVGITPTMKSHMVLLSAYSKMGNVSKCEDILNQMGKSGLKLDTFVLNSMLNLYGKLGQFKKMEEVLTVLEKGSYIVDISTFNILIHRYGQAGFIEKMEELFRLLRTKGLKPDVVTWTSRIGAYSKKKLYLKCLGIFEEMIDASCYPDGGTAKVLLAACSNEDQIEQVTSVIRNMHKDMKTVLAVA from the exons ATGACAGTGTTCCATCGCTCACCGGAATGCAGAAGGAGAAAGGAGAGCTTGAGAAGAACGAGAG CTCTTCTTTCAAGTACTCCATCTTTAAGATACTACATCCATCTTGCTGATGGAACAACCATCAAAACCAAG TATTTTGGCAAAGGTTTTAGAGCTGGAGCTATTCCATGTAATCAGAAGAGTGTTTATTGGTTTTTCAAATGGAGTGACTCCTATCAACCAAG GTTAAATTCTGGTTTATGTACATTGAACCGCGTATTTATAGAACCAAGATGTTGCATAAATGAATCCGAACGGAAATCAAATGATTCAAGTGGCGTGGCATTGAAGAAGTTCAAGAAAGACAGTGTTTACATTgacaaaaatggcaaattaaGGAACTTCAATCACAAGAAACTGTCCAGAAAAACAT GTGGTTCTATGAGAGGAAGAGGATGGAAATTTGGTTCTGGATTTGTTGATGGGATATTCCCAGTGTTGAGTCCAACTGCACAACTAATGTTGGAGTATCTTCAAAAGGAAGTGGATTCCGAGAGAATTTGGGGTTCATTGGATAAGCTTCCACCCTCTCTTGATGCATGGGATGATGTTTTAACTGTGTCCGTTCAACTCCGGATGAGAAAAAAATGGGATTCAATCATTTCG ATATGTAAATGGATACTGCTAAGAAGTTCCTTCAAGCCAGATGTGATATGCTATAATTTACTCATAGATGCTTTTGGGCAAAAGTTTCTATACAAGGAAGCAGAAtcaacttatttgcagcttcATCAGGCTAGGTGCATTCCTAATGAAGATACCTATGCCCTTCTCATAAAGGCCTATTGTATGTCTGGGAAGCTACATAATGCTGAAGCTGTATTTGCCGAAATGCGAAATTATGGCCTTCCTTCAA GTGCTGTTGTGTACAATGCTTACATAAATGGATTGATGAAAGGAGGAAACTTCGACAAAGCAGAAGAGATTTTTCAAAGGATGAAAAAGGACGGTTGCAAGCTATCTATTGAAAGTTATACAATGTTGATAAATTTATATGGGAAG GCTGGTAAATCCTATATGGCCTTAAAAGTTTTCGATGAAATGTTAAGCCAAAAGTGCACACCTAATATTTGCACATACACTGCTCTAGTGAATGCATTTGCCAGAGAGGGATTATGTGAGAAAGCTGAAGAAATATTTGAGCAGATGCAAGAAGCTGGAATTGAACCGGATGTTTATGCTTATAATGCCCTCATGGAAGCTTACAG TCGTGCAGGTTTTCCTTACGGGGCAGCAGAAATATTTTCACTAATGCAGCATATGGGATGTGAACCAGATAGAGCCTCATATAATATCTTAGTAGATGCATATGGGAGAGCAGGTTATCAAGATG atgCTGAAGCTGTTTTTGAAGATATGAAAAGAGTTGGAATAACACCAACAATGAAATCTCACATGGTACTTTTATCTGCTTATTCCAAAATGGGAAATGTGAGTAAATGTGAAGACATTCTTAACCAAATGGGTAAATCAGGCCTAAAACTAGACACTTTTGTTCTCAACAGCATGCTCAACTTGTATGGAAAGTTAGGCCAATTCAAAAAAATGGAAGAAGTTTTAACAGTGTTGGAAAAAGGAtcatatatagttgatattagTACATTTAATATCTTGATACATAGGTATGGACAAGCAGgatttattgagaaaatggaaGAACTCTTTCGGTTACTTCGTACCAAAGGTTTAAAACCTGATGTGGTTACTTGGACTAGTAGAATTGGAGCTTATTCTAAAAAAAAGCTTTATCTTAAGTGCTTAGGAATATTTGAAGAAATGATTGATGCTAGTTGTTATCCAGATGGAGGAACAGCAAAAGTACTTCTTGCAGCATGCTCCAATGAAGATCAGATTGAGCAAGTTACTAGTGTGATTAGAAATATGCATAAGGATATGAAGACTGTTTTAGCAGTAGCATAA
- the LOC123884958 gene encoding pentatricopeptide repeat-containing protein At2g35130-like isoform X2, translated as MTVFHRSPECRRRKESLRRTRALLSSTPSLRYYIHLADGTTIKTKWLSFKEASYTRRYATSGYVELNKNHEIEPMFMQYFGKGFRAGAIPCNQKSVYWFFKWSDSYQPRLNSGLCTLNRVFIEPRCCINESERKSNDSSGVALKKFKKDSVYIDKNGKLRNFNHKKLSRKTCGSMRGRGWKFGSGFVDGIFPVLSPTAQLMLEYLQKEVDSERIWGSLDKLPPSLDAWDDVLTVSVQLRMRKKWDSIISICKWILLRSSFKPDVICYNLLIDAFGQKFLYKEAESTYLQLHQARCIPNEDTYALLIKAYCMSGKLHNAEAVFAEMRNYGLPSSAVVYNAYINGLMKGGNFDKAEEIFQRMKKDGCKLSIESYTMLINLYGKAGKSYMALKVFDEMLSQKCTPNICTYTALVNAFAREGLCEKAEEIFEQMQEAGIEPDVYAYNALMEAYSRAGFPYGAAEIFSLMQHMGCEPDRASYNILVDAYGRAGYQDDAEAVFEDMKRVGITPTMKSHMVLLSAYSKMGNVSKCEDILNQMGKSGLKLDTFVLNSMLNLYGKLGQFKKMEEVLTVLEKGSYIVDISTFNILIHRYGQAGFIEKMEELFRLLRTKGLKPDVVTWTSRIGAYSKKKLYLKCLGIFEEMIDASCYPDGGTAKVLLAACSNEDQIEQVTSVIRNMHKDMKTVLAVA; from the exons ATGACAGTGTTCCATCGCTCACCGGAATGCAGAAGGAGAAAGGAGAGCTTGAGAAGAACGAGAG CTCTTCTTTCAAGTACTCCATCTTTAAGATACTACATCCATCTTGCTGATGGAACAACCATCAAAACCAAG TGGTTAAGCTTCAAGGAGGCCTCTTACACAAGGAGATATGCAACTAGTGGTTATGTTGAGTTGaacaaaaatcatgaaattGAACCAATGTTCATGCAGTATTTTGGCAAAGGTTTTAGAGCTGGAGCTATTCCATGTAATCAGAAGAGTGTTTATTGGTTTTTCAAATGGAGTGACTCCTATCAACCAAG GTTAAATTCTGGTTTATGTACATTGAACCGCGTATTTATAGAACCAAGATGTTGCATAAATGAATCCGAACGGAAATCAAATGATTCAAGTGGCGTGGCATTGAAGAAGTTCAAGAAAGACAGTGTTTACATTgacaaaaatggcaaattaaGGAACTTCAATCACAAGAAACTGTCCAGAAAAACAT GTGGTTCTATGAGAGGAAGAGGATGGAAATTTGGTTCTGGATTTGTTGATGGGATATTCCCAGTGTTGAGTCCAACTGCACAACTAATGTTGGAGTATCTTCAAAAGGAAGTGGATTCCGAGAGAATTTGGGGTTCATTGGATAAGCTTCCACCCTCTCTTGATGCATGGGATGATGTTTTAACTGTGTCCGTTCAACTCCGGATGAGAAAAAAATGGGATTCAATCATTTCG ATATGTAAATGGATACTGCTAAGAAGTTCCTTCAAGCCAGATGTGATATGCTATAATTTACTCATAGATGCTTTTGGGCAAAAGTTTCTATACAAGGAAGCAGAAtcaacttatttgcagcttcATCAGGCTAGGTGCATTCCTAATGAAGATACCTATGCCCTTCTCATAAAGGCCTATTGTATGTCTGGGAAGCTACATAATGCTGAAGCTGTATTTGCCGAAATGCGAAATTATGGCCTTCCTTCAA GTGCTGTTGTGTACAATGCTTACATAAATGGATTGATGAAAGGAGGAAACTTCGACAAAGCAGAAGAGATTTTTCAAAGGATGAAAAAGGACGGTTGCAAGCTATCTATTGAAAGTTATACAATGTTGATAAATTTATATGGGAAG GCTGGTAAATCCTATATGGCCTTAAAAGTTTTCGATGAAATGTTAAGCCAAAAGTGCACACCTAATATTTGCACATACACTGCTCTAGTGAATGCATTTGCCAGAGAGGGATTATGTGAGAAAGCTGAAGAAATATTTGAGCAGATGCAAGAAGCTGGAATTGAACCGGATGTTTATGCTTATAATGCCCTCATGGAAGCTTACAG TCGTGCAGGTTTTCCTTACGGGGCAGCAGAAATATTTTCACTAATGCAGCATATGGGATGTGAACCAGATAGAGCCTCATATAATATCTTAGTAGATGCATATGGGAGAGCAGGTTATCAAGATG atgCTGAAGCTGTTTTTGAAGATATGAAAAGAGTTGGAATAACACCAACAATGAAATCTCACATGGTACTTTTATCTGCTTATTCCAAAATGGGAAATGTGAGTAAATGTGAAGACATTCTTAACCAAATGGGTAAATCAGGCCTAAAACTAGACACTTTTGTTCTCAACAGCATGCTCAACTTGTATGGAAAGTTAGGCCAATTCAAAAAAATGGAAGAAGTTTTAACAGTGTTGGAAAAAGGAtcatatatagttgatattagTACATTTAATATCTTGATACATAGGTATGGACAAGCAGgatttattgagaaaatggaaGAACTCTTTCGGTTACTTCGTACCAAAGGTTTAAAACCTGATGTGGTTACTTGGACTAGTAGAATTGGAGCTTATTCTAAAAAAAAGCTTTATCTTAAGTGCTTAGGAATATTTGAAGAAATGATTGATGCTAGTTGTTATCCAGATGGAGGAACAGCAAAAGTACTTCTTGCAGCATGCTCCAATGAAGATCAGATTGAGCAAGTTACTAGTGTGATTAGAAATATGCATAAGGATATGAAGACTGTTTTAGCAGTAGCATAA